One genomic window of Magnolia sinica isolate HGM2019 chromosome 3, MsV1, whole genome shotgun sequence includes the following:
- the LOC131240302 gene encoding structural maintenance of chromosomes protein 2-2-like, with protein MEKEAVIQEHASLENQLVSLQTQINSLIAEVDNLTSKVSSIKKEYDQAQSELNLSRSKMKECDAEISAIVKEQQKLQHKISDANVERKKLENEIKRMEMEQKDCSLKVDKLLERHSWIEAKKQLFGKSGTDYDFSSRDPRKSREELEKLQAEQSGLEKRVNKKVMEMFEKAEDEYNDLLSKKNIIENDKSKIKKVIEELDEKKKETLKVTSVKVNKNQYPSNIEELALSHMKT; from the exons ATGGAGAAGGAAGCAGTCATTCAAGAGCATGCTTCCCTGGAAAATCAATTGGTTTCTTTACAGACACAGATAAACAGCCTCATTGCAGAAGTAGATAACCTTACAAGCAAG GTTAGTTCCATAAAGAAGGAATATGATCAAGCCCAATCTGAGCTCAATTTGAGTCGTTCAAAGATGAAAGAATGTGACGCTGAGATCAGTGCCATTGTCAAGGAGCAACAGAAGCTTCAACATAAAATTAGTGATGCAAATGTTGAGAGGAAAAAATTGGAAAATGAG ATTAAGCGAATGGAGATGGAACAGAAAGATTGCTCCTTGAAGGTAGATAAACTACTAGAAAGGCATAGTTGGATTGAAGCTAAGAAACAATTATTTGGAAAAAGTGGGACAGATTATGACTTCTCATCTCGTGATCCTCgtaaatcaagggaggagctTGAGAAACTTCAAGCTGAACAATCTGG TCTTGAGAAGAGGGTTAACAAAAAAGTTATGGAAATGTTCGAGAAAGCTGAAGATGAATACAATGACTTATTATCCAAGAAAAACATCATTGAG AATGATAAGTCAAAAATCAAGAAGGTGATTGAAGAGCTtgatgaaaagaaaaaggaaacactAAAAGTTACTTCGGTTAAAGTGAACAA GAACCAGTATCCAAGCAACATCGAGGAATTGGCTTTGTCACATATGAAAACTTAG